Proteins encoded by one window of Agrobacterium vitis:
- a CDS encoding LysR family transcriptional regulator has protein sequence MDQLSAMRAFIRVVETGNFTRAAERLDMPKATVTNLIQGLEAHLQTKLLNRTTRRVMVTTDGALYYERAVQIVSELAELDESLSNAQSTPRGRLRVEMSGAFSDWIVVPSLCDFHQKFPDMHIDLGVSDRMVDYLAENVDCALRAGTPSDQSLIARRVCDVEMITCVAPRYIEKFGIPAHPRELENHHYCVNYFSSNNSRKMPFTFKKDKEELEISARYIVSVNDSRTYMTCAQNGLGIAPIPRFMAASLIASGELVQVLADWRREPLPLYIVYPPNRHLSNKVRVFVDWLVKLLLEARLNEG, from the coding sequence ATGGACCAGCTCTCGGCAATGCGCGCCTTCATTCGCGTGGTGGAAACCGGCAATTTTACCCGAGCGGCTGAACGGCTTGATATGCCAAAGGCGACGGTCACCAATCTCATCCAGGGGTTGGAAGCCCATTTGCAAACCAAACTGCTCAACCGGACCACCCGCCGCGTCATGGTAACCACGGACGGGGCCTTGTATTATGAGCGAGCGGTCCAGATCGTTTCGGAACTGGCTGAGCTGGACGAAAGTCTTTCCAATGCGCAAAGCACACCCCGCGGGCGCTTGCGTGTCGAAATGTCCGGTGCCTTTTCCGACTGGATCGTCGTGCCGTCCCTCTGCGACTTTCATCAGAAATTTCCAGATATGCACATCGATCTCGGCGTCAGCGACCGGATGGTCGATTATCTTGCCGAAAACGTCGATTGCGCCTTGCGGGCTGGCACGCCGTCCGATCAGTCACTGATCGCCAGACGGGTTTGCGACGTGGAAATGATCACCTGCGTCGCCCCCCGCTATATCGAAAAATTCGGCATCCCGGCCCATCCGCGCGAGCTGGAAAACCACCACTATTGCGTGAACTATTTCAGCAGCAACAATAGCCGGAAAATGCCGTTCACGTTCAAAAAGGACAAAGAAGAGCTGGAAATCAGCGCCCGCTACATCGTGTCTGTCAACGATAGCCGCACCTATATGACCTGCGCCCAGAACGGCCTCGGCATTGCGCCAATTCCCCGGTTCATGGCCGCCAGCCTCATCGCATCAGGCGAATTGGTGCAGGTGCTGGCAGACTGGAGGCGTGAGCCGCTTCCTCTCTACATCGTCTATCCGCCGAACCGGCATTTGAGCAACAAGGTCCGGGTCTTCGTGGATTGGCTGGTAAAACTGTTGCTCGAAGCCAGGCTCAATGAGGGCTGA
- a CDS encoding alpha/beta hydrolase fold domain-containing protein — MPVQVKDMVLDKVAVGPVSARVYQGAEYGKGPPVVLFFHGGAFMASGVVDSSVAACLARTGAIVVVPDYNAPLGPVFPSPLEVGFSIFSYLANKRAGLGDRKSLLLLAGVEAGGNIAASVALKARDHFADQLDGQILLSPLLDPFMGTASIREAEAIGMRERWAEGWSRYLSGGGCHPYAAPCLCSRLTGVAPALVLSAEDDPLRDESLGFAQSLKQAGVKTCSQILPSGKGWSSIYGGKQIHASTWEPELESQFEDFVKQINIR, encoded by the coding sequence ATGCCGGTGCAAGTGAAAGATATGGTGCTGGACAAGGTGGCCGTCGGGCCGGTGTCGGCGCGTGTCTATCAGGGTGCCGAATATGGCAAGGGGCCGCCGGTCGTGTTGTTTTTTCATGGTGGTGCCTTCATGGCATCCGGCGTGGTGGACAGTTCGGTGGCGGCCTGTCTGGCGAGGACCGGCGCTATCGTGGTGGTGCCGGACTACAATGCGCCGCTTGGGCCAGTCTTCCCCAGTCCGCTTGAGGTGGGTTTTTCGATCTTCTCCTATCTCGCCAATAAGCGTGCCGGGCTTGGCGACCGTAAATCGCTGCTGTTGCTGGCAGGCGTGGAGGCGGGTGGTAATATTGCCGCCAGCGTCGCGCTGAAGGCGCGGGATCATTTCGCTGACCAACTTGACGGCCAGATCCTGCTGTCGCCGCTGCTCGATCCATTCATGGGGACGGCTTCCATTCGTGAAGCTGAAGCCATCGGCATGCGGGAGCGCTGGGCGGAAGGCTGGAGCCGCTATCTCAGCGGTGGCGGATGCCATCCTTATGCGGCACCTTGCCTCTGTTCGCGTCTCACAGGCGTTGCACCCGCCTTGGTTTTGAGCGCTGAGGACGATCCTTTGCGCGATGAAAGCCTTGGGTTCGCGCAAAGCCTGAAACAGGCCGGCGTTAAAACCTGTAGCCAGATCCTGCCTTCGGGTAAGGGTTGGTCATCTATCTATGGCGGCAAACAGATCCATGCATCGACATGGGAGCCTGAGCTTGAAAGCCAGTTCGAAGACTTCGTTAAACAGATCAACATTCGCTAG
- a CDS encoding efflux RND transporter periplasmic adaptor subunit produces MSSRKQRWALMGAGLGLVVSISAVSVVLQLPMSVAATAASVAAPAPAVPVTVSKVSSRNFTHWELFSGRLEAVERVDVRPRVGGAIQSVHFREGALVKAGDLLFTIDPAPYQAAVDQAEGQFASAEAKVDLARIELDRGLKLSGNSTISQSDMDQRRNSFTQAQAAMGTARAQLQSAQLELDYTQVRAPVSGRVGKLEVTAGNLVASGSSSSVLTTLVSVDPIYASFNVSEQLVAKALSQLPQTGAALADIDRIPVEIGTLADDGTPIKGKLQLINNQVDAASGTIGVRAVFDNPGGRLIPGQFVRVRMGQPVPENKILVSERAIGTDQDKKFVFVVDGDNKVNYRQIQLGAVAEGQRVVESGLAPGDTIVVNGLQRIKPGAIVAPQPEEKLAASK; encoded by the coding sequence ATGTCATCCAGAAAACAACGCTGGGCCCTTATGGGCGCCGGCCTGGGCCTTGTTGTGTCCATTTCAGCTGTATCCGTGGTTCTTCAATTGCCGATGAGTGTTGCGGCAACGGCGGCCTCGGTGGCTGCACCGGCTCCTGCCGTGCCGGTCACGGTTTCCAAGGTTTCCAGCCGGAATTTCACCCATTGGGAGCTGTTTTCCGGCCGTCTCGAGGCCGTTGAACGCGTCGATGTGCGGCCACGGGTCGGCGGAGCCATCCAATCCGTCCATTTCCGTGAGGGCGCGCTGGTCAAGGCAGGCGATCTGCTGTTCACCATCGATCCCGCCCCTTATCAGGCCGCTGTTGATCAGGCGGAAGGCCAGTTTGCTTCAGCCGAAGCCAAGGTCGATCTTGCCAGGATCGAACTGGACCGCGGCTTGAAACTATCGGGCAACAGCACGATTTCGCAAAGCGATATGGACCAGCGTCGCAATAGCTTTACCCAGGCTCAAGCGGCCATGGGAACCGCCAGAGCACAGCTGCAATCGGCTCAACTGGAGCTGGATTATACTCAGGTGCGCGCGCCGGTCTCCGGTCGCGTTGGTAAGCTAGAGGTTACGGCTGGCAATCTGGTGGCCTCGGGGTCGTCTTCTTCCGTCTTGACCACACTGGTGTCTGTCGACCCGATCTATGCCAGCTTCAATGTCAGCGAACAGCTGGTGGCCAAGGCTCTGTCGCAACTGCCGCAAACCGGAGCTGCCTTGGCCGACATCGACCGCATCCCCGTTGAAATCGGTACTTTGGCCGATGATGGCACGCCGATCAAAGGCAAGCTGCAATTGATCAACAACCAGGTCGATGCCGCCAGCGGTACGATTGGCGTGCGCGCCGTCTTCGACAATCCGGGCGGCAGGCTTATTCCTGGCCAGTTCGTGCGGGTGCGCATGGGCCAACCAGTGCCGGAAAACAAGATCCTGGTCAGCGAACGGGCAATTGGCACCGATCAGGACAAGAAATTCGTTTTCGTTGTCGATGGCGATAACAAGGTGAATTACCGCCAGATCCAGCTGGGCGCCGTGGCCGAAGGCCAGCGTGTGGTGGAAAGCGGGCTTGCTCCTGGCGATACGATTGTCGTCAACGGCCTGCAACGCATCAAACCGGGCGCAATCGTTGCGCCGCAGCCGGAAGAAAAGCTCGCGGCGTCGAAGTAA